A portion of the Juglans microcarpa x Juglans regia isolate MS1-56 chromosome 1D, Jm3101_v1.0, whole genome shotgun sequence genome contains these proteins:
- the LOC121242622 gene encoding protein FANTASTIC FOUR 3-like, with protein MATIVYQGLQSCLDSTHLVEPKTVRLKLSSPTPHFSQPLELALRSCFLDCKTKEVGEKYHRIEEVCNKPQNPLDKHSPSNPDLGGWSFLQAMSINPEGPKEAMEKENIYVHPLDKRSSSILSEKSLELCTENLGNETGTEIKEGSIFSLPASDSKGGNLPTREQRKSRQLFGAKKINPRNFPPPLTTISGSESLRVRPHREDGRLIIKAVKAPVTHTYFQAERSHGRLRLCVLKTCTLSVDSDEADNEENEAFDGKEGFDSDTKEEKQPAVEEEEEEEEEEDQEEEDFEDGEKDVYLVGEDLDGNYAYGEAEMGKEKFERPRGCKEDDQHEKKILLDWEPVLWPVATS; from the coding sequence ATGGCAACGATTGTGTACCAAGGTCTGCAGTCATGTCTAGACAGCACCCATCTTGTCGAGCCAAAAACGGTGAGGCTCAAACTGTCTTCACCGACACCACACTTCTCTCAACCGCTTGAACTAGCCTTAAgatcttgtttcttggattgcAAAACCAAAGAAGTTGGAGAGAAATATCACCGCATTGAGGAGGTTTGCAACAAGCCCCAGAACCCCTTAGACAAGCATAGCCCCTCAAATCCTGACTTGGGTGGCTGGAGTTTCCTCCAAGCTATGTCCATAAACCCCGAAGGTCCCAAAGAAGCAATGGAGAAGGAAAACATCTACGTCCATCCTCTTGATAAACGCTCCTCGTCCATTCTGAGTGAGAAAAGCTTGGAACTGTGCACTGAAAATCTGGGCAATGAAACGGGCACCGAAATCAAGGAGGGTAGCATTTTCTCGTTGCCTGCGTCGGACTCTAAGGGCGGGAATTTGCCGACAAGGGAGCAAAGGAAATCACGTCAACTTTTTGGAGCAAAGAAAATTAATCCTCGGAATTTTCCACCTCCCTTGACAACGATAAGTGGCTCGGAATCTCTACGAGTTAGGCCCCACCGAGAAGATGGGCGGCTAATAATCAAAGCTGTCAAGGCTCCTGTAACTCACACTTATTTTCAAGCTGAACGCAGTCATGGCCGCCTTCGACTATGCGTTTTGAAAACTTGTACTCTCAGTGTTGACTCGGATGAAGCCgataatgaagaaaatgaagcgTTTGATGGAAAAGAAGGATTTGACAGTGAtaccaaagaagaaaaacaacctgcagtggaagaagaagaagaagaagaagaagaagaggatcaAGAGGAAGAGGATTTTGAAGATGGAGAAAAGGACGTGTACTTGGTGGGTGAGGATTTGGATGGTAATTACGCATATGGTGAGGCTGAAATGGGAAAGGAAAAGTTTGAGAGGCCAAGAGGGTGCAAAGAAGACGATCAGCACgagaagaaaatattgttagattgGGAGCCGGTCTTGTGGCCAGTGGCTACTTCCTAG